The Bacillota bacterium genome has a segment encoding these proteins:
- a CDS encoding polysaccharide deacetylase family protein produces the protein MSIYYLPKGRRSALIIAVAVLLLMNLYLISKEVIKPVMGLLTGRLVPIYAVDTPEKKVSLTFDATWGNEYTADILATLDQYGVKSTFFLCGYWLEKYPDDVRRIAAMGHEIGNHSWTHPHMSTLSKSQIETEIMLTHDLIKNLTGQSSTVFRPPFGEYNNLLIETAAELGYYTIQWSVDSLDWKDVTADYIYQRIMGSVEPGAIILMHNNGRYTAEVIKRIIPELQAQGYELVPVSQLIYKDNYVIEPHSGLQRPAKGGS, from the coding sequence ATGAGCATCTATTACTTACCCAAAGGGCGCCGTAGTGCCTTAATCATTGCGGTGGCCGTGCTTTTGCTGATGAATCTCTACCTGATAAGCAAAGAAGTGATCAAGCCGGTGATGGGACTGTTGACCGGCCGGTTGGTCCCCATCTATGCGGTGGATACGCCGGAGAAGAAGGTCAGCCTCACCTTCGATGCCACCTGGGGAAATGAATATACCGCAGATATCTTGGCTACTTTGGACCAATACGGGGTGAAGAGCACCTTCTTTTTATGTGGATACTGGTTGGAGAAGTACCCTGACGATGTGCGCCGTATTGCGGCCATGGGCCATGAGATCGGTAATCACAGTTGGACCCACCCCCACATGAGCACCTTGTCGAAAAGTCAAATCGAGACCGAGATCATGCTGACCCATGATCTTATCAAAAACCTCACCGGGCAAAGCTCTACTGTTTTTCGCCCTCCCTTTGGGGAGTATAACAACCTGTTGATCGAAACCGCTGCTGAGCTGGGCTATTACACCATCCAATGGTCCGTGGATTCCCTAGACTGGAAAGACGTAACCGCTGATTACATCTACCAGCGGATTATGGGCAGCGTGGAGCCGGGGGCGATCATCTTGATGCACAACAATGGTCGTTACACTGCTGAGGTGATCAAACGGATCATTCCGGAGCTGCAGGCCCAGGGCTACGAGCTTGTGCCGGTCTCCCAATTGATCTACAAAGATAATTATGTCATCGAGCCCCACTCCGGCCTGCAAAGGCCCGCAAAGGGGGGAAGCTAA
- a CDS encoding polysaccharide deacetylase family protein — protein sequence MVRFRIVSLHIPKDMLLLASWLFTGLLVVGLVLGIKDQFVRYVYGVRPGVHICGRDIGGLLEGELLKVLHELKDEVEVSPVNARYDPATGQVISEQPGLFADVPATAKRALQARMGEEITFVMQPVDPPITSDMFTPLYQARVNEPVMSFAVNVDWGEDVLPKMLDVFRQYGVQVTFFLTGTWTEKNPTLARQLAEAGHEIGSHGYWHAPQTTKLSDPDLLELIVEAERVIMEHVGYKPLLFAPPAGDVDQRVTATAASLGYRTIMWTLDTIDWQDPTPDTIINRVVPKATPGAIVLMHPRPNTLAALPRMIEQLQGKGYRLVPIGALLALQQNALQH from the coding sequence GTGGTCCGCTTCCGCATTGTCTCGTTACATATACCCAAGGATATGCTTCTGTTGGCGAGCTGGCTCTTCACCGGTTTATTGGTGGTAGGTTTGGTTTTGGGTATTAAAGACCAGTTTGTTCGTTACGTCTACGGCGTCCGTCCCGGCGTGCACATTTGCGGCCGGGATATTGGCGGGCTGTTGGAAGGAGAACTGTTGAAGGTGCTTCATGAGCTGAAAGACGAGGTGGAGGTGAGCCCTGTAAACGCTCGATACGATCCGGCCACGGGCCAGGTGATCAGTGAACAGCCGGGGCTCTTTGCTGACGTCCCTGCTACGGCCAAACGGGCCCTGCAGGCCCGGATGGGTGAAGAGATCACCTTCGTGATGCAACCGGTAGACCCGCCCATCACCTCCGATATGTTCACTCCCCTTTATCAGGCACGGGTGAACGAGCCAGTGATGAGTTTTGCGGTGAATGTGGACTGGGGAGAAGACGTGCTGCCAAAGATGCTTGATGTTTTTCGCCAGTACGGAGTACAGGTTACCTTTTTCCTTACCGGCACCTGGACCGAGAAGAACCCCACCTTGGCGCGGCAACTGGCGGAGGCGGGGCACGAAATTGGCAGCCACGGTTATTGGCACGCGCCCCAGACCACAAAACTGTCCGATCCTGACCTGTTGGAACTGATCGTGGAAGCGGAGCGGGTAATCATGGAACATGTGGGCTACAAGCCCCTTTTGTTTGCTCCGCCCGCGGGGGACGTAGACCAGCGGGTCACCGCCACCGCGGCCTCGTTGGGGTATCGAACTATCATGTGGACGTTAGATACCATCGACTGGCAGGACCCCACCCCTGACACCATCATTAACCGGGTGGTACCCAAGGCTACGCCGGGAGCGATCGTCCTCATGCATCCCCGGCCCAATACCTTGGCGGCATTGCCCCGGATGATCGAGCAACTGCAAGGGAAGGGCTATCGGTTGGTGCCCATCGGGGCCCTGCTGGCCCTCCAACAGAATGCCCTGCAACACTAA
- a CDS encoding alpha/beta hydrolase, protein MNGQTPIKIWPESTGIPTTLTPYFPADHKEPTGAVIVCPGGGYAVKAPHEGEPIAQWLTSLGIVAFVLDYRVAPHRYPAGLLDVRRAVQYVRSRAQEWAIHKDKIGVLGFSAGGHLVSSLGTVTAPLETGCRDEVAEEDYLPNALILCYPVIALFGKYAHRGSATNLLGPEATEDQRLGLSTHRLVTPQTPPTFLWHTADDAVVPVENSLMFAEALSENKVPFELHIYPHGPHGMGLAEEDPQVGQWTKACGTWLKQLGF, encoded by the coding sequence TTGAATGGACAAACCCCCATTAAAATCTGGCCTGAATCCACAGGCATTCCTACTACCCTTACCCCCTATTTTCCAGCGGATCACAAAGAGCCCACGGGAGCGGTCATTGTGTGTCCCGGTGGTGGTTATGCTGTCAAGGCCCCCCATGAAGGAGAACCCATTGCCCAATGGCTGACCTCCTTGGGGATTGTGGCCTTTGTGCTCGATTACCGTGTTGCCCCACACCGTTATCCCGCAGGACTCCTTGATGTCCGCAGGGCGGTCCAATATGTGCGATCCAGGGCACAAGAATGGGCAATTCACAAAGACAAGATCGGTGTCTTGGGCTTTTCTGCCGGGGGACATCTTGTGTCTTCGTTGGGTACCGTCACAGCGCCCTTGGAGACGGGCTGCAGGGACGAGGTGGCTGAGGAGGACTACCTACCTAATGCCCTGATCCTTTGTTACCCAGTGATCGCCTTGTTTGGCAAGTATGCCCATCGGGGATCGGCGACGAACCTGTTGGGGCCCGAGGCCACCGAAGACCAAAGACTGGGTCTTTCTACCCATCGGTTAGTGACACCACAGACGCCACCCACCTTCCTTTGGCATACCGCGGATGATGCAGTGGTGCCGGTGGAAAACAGCTTGATGTTCGCTGAGGCTTTAAGCGAAAACAAGGTGCCCTTCGAGTTGCACATTTACCCCCATGGTCCCCATGGGATGGGCTTGGCCGAGGAGGATCCTCAGGTGGGCCAGTGGACAAAGGCCTGTGGTACCTGGTTAAAGCAGCTGGGTTTCTGA